The Hypomesus transpacificus isolate Combined female chromosome 2, fHypTra1, whole genome shotgun sequence genome window below encodes:
- the zgc:66448 gene encoding zinc finger protein 316 — translation MAAVHSLESQVKQGICSEKLEEPGVMTDQCEPESTCEWANKSESVTFENSFNNRECGTSGDGFAGQNEPLSNATAGADVVRKDSSVVDLTCDYEKVNNIDLSSKKLRLDWSETEDDAGDAREYSKENGIDIRKDNMEKALESEDVSKAKDRGKDTLDSDEDISPVEVLCDEVNDRREEKMEHGRTGSGEEKTVQTRKKRLVCKECGKIFTRRETFNLHRHFHTHEGELASLTCKECGLSFQHRSTLIKHRSEHKEKEQATNQKPRGIQLMTYPRERCKMTFSAPAKLNQRVCNSVPEKPYRCPLCRKEFFFKCSMTKHIQSHSLDVVFHCQECNKGFSNGIALRCHQRCHSALKPYECPDCGMVFRHYSVMEDHRRKHKQPTRPHQCHICSKTFKYGSLLHQHQYLHTGQKPFRCQDCGKTFAFAQNLKAHCRQHKRCPYACPICPLSFPDQESLQTHVTSHSKVRGPDKENNNQDAEPKRIFNCPLCPQTYVKPADLRGHMLIHEAEYEKLENGVNKNWENAYTCPHCPLTFPDQSSLCTHLSTHGPPPYGVRTVRRELEIMRGIPLQSGVASEKRKGEDMSSKPLKCPDCGKAFRHRSVLELHMRIHSKDKPYQCNVCHKSFRFNNYLQQHLIIHTGEKPYKCPDCGKDFAFLQNMRTHLKLHQQKPFRCTQCRKGYSDESQLQRHMLSHNGDKPHKCQLCDKSFGIAYLLRDHMNTHTGERPHRCQDCHKSFPWLSSLLVHQKIHTRKHQSQSYPHSFPLGIRIRSRGRRGPKFWPKMAGGSTMVVPPNYSPYQVPMSRGAEWERKSAQPQVAKMSTQVDIPGQQLQEQWMPQEEPPPVQWQVEGGQLKPVSMPQLLRSPQQQPQQRPSGSPSQPAPQQRSPGWAVTTSSQPGPSSALEPRHLRDGGTTEFGTKPLTATLPKYPNFSDLSEAERQRHPQAVGWGSTPTAVQLAPSSQHSFSVNTGLPEVAALWSVRPSPVVSTSQSSPRKLCEEAQQSGWPGVLVSPQNSGSELCMPPIKADTRVWNLGAPQALPQTVKQSEIPWNVLERQSHWSSGLATSAQMGQNTILSNSTPSSPGMGNILNSLGISKTLSSPEKTSTSQGLQSQQKQLPFGWTNVPTSSHKVPLPLQYDLHRFPHGVGPVWGFQNTPVGPQILHAGTVKPRDGQQQPMITGTGIIINQTSPFLSPPLARFPPFALPTPHPLHSVAVGSLSRPPHPNIFFTPQAIMSERPHIPQALQLPQLAPQTEPHKIGGCVPFAPDRLLQCMICGYSLPRELDLQMHYLQHAQGEI, via the coding sequence TACGTAAGGATAACATGGAAAAAGCACTTGAAAGTGAGGATGTTTCAAAAGCAAAGGACCGCGGTAAAGACACATTAGATTCTGATGAAGACATAAGTCCAGTGGAGGTATTGTGTGATGAAGTAaatgacagaagagaggagaagatggaaCATGGAAGGACAGGATCGGGAGAAGAGAAAACGGTTCAGACAAGAAAGAAAAGGCTTGTATGCAAAGAGTGTGGAAAGATATTCACACGTCGGGAGACTTTTAACCTGCACCGCCACTTCCACACCCATGAGGGTGAGCTGGCCTCTCTCACCTGCAAGGAGTGTGGCCTTAGCTTTCAGCATCGCAGCACCCTCATAAAACACCGGAGCGAACATAAAGAAAAGGAGCAGGCCACAAACCAAAAACCAAGGGGGATTCAACTCATGACTTATCCGCGTGAGCGCTGTAAAATGACCTTCTCTGCACCGGCCAAGTTGAACCAGCGTGTCTGCAACAGTGTTCCAGAGAAGCCTTACCGCTGCCCTTTGTGCCGCAAAGAGTTTTTCTTTAAGTGCTCCATGACGAAGCACATACAGTCCCATTCACTGGATGTCGTCTTCCACTGCCAGGAATGTAACAAGGGCTTCTCGAATGGCATTGCACTGCGGTGCCACCAGCGCTGCCACTCTGCCCTCAAGCCCTACGAGTGTCCGGACTGTGGCATGGTATTTAGACACTACTCCGTCATGGAAGACCACCGGCGAAAGCACAAACAGCCCACCCGGCCCCACCAGTGCCACATCTGCAGCAAGACTTTCAAGTATGGCAGCCTCTTGCACCAGCATCAATATTTACACACAGGCCAGAAGCCTTTCCGTTGCCAAGACTGTGGGAAAACGTTTGCATTCGCCCAGAACTTGAAGGCTCACTGCCGCCAGCATAAGCGCTGCCCTTATGCCTGCCCAAtctgtcccctctctttcccgGACCAGGAAAGTTTACAAACTCATGTGACCAGTCACAGTAAAGTCAGAGGGCCAGACAAGGAGAATAACAACCAAGACGCGGAGCCAAAACGCATATTTAACTGTCCCCTCTGCCCGCAGACGTATGTCAAGCCTGCAGACCTTCGTGGTCACATGCTCATCCATGAGGCTGAGTATGAGAAACTAGAGAACGGAGTCAACAAGAACTGGGAGAATGCGTACACTTGCCCCCACTGTCCTCTCACTTTCCCTGACCAGTCGAGTTTGTGCACCCACCTGTCGACCCACGGGCCTCCTCCATACGGCGTCAGGACTGTGCGGAGGGAGCTCGAGATCATGAGAGGTATTCCACTTCAGAGTGGTGTTGCGTCAGAGAAACGGAAGGGGGAGGACATGAGTAGTAAGCCATTAAAGTGTCCAGACTGTGGCAAGGCATTCCGTCACCGCTCAGTGTTAGAACTGCACATGCGTATTCATTCCAAGGATAAGCCTTACCAGTGTAATGTGTGTCACAAGTCCTTCAGATTTAATAATTACCTGCAGCAGCACCTCATTATCCACACAGGTGAGAAGCCATACAAGTGTCCCGATTGTGGAAAAGACTTTGCCTTTCTCCAAAACATGAGGACTCACCTAAAGCTGCATCAGCAGAAACCATTTCGGTGCACTCAGTGCCGTAAAGGCTACAGTGACGAGAGCCAGCTGCAGCGCCACATGCTGTCACACAACGGTGACAAACCCCACAAGTGCCAACTTTGTGACAAGAGCTTCGGGATAGCGTACCTATTGCGTGACCACATGAACACCCACACAGGTGAAAGACCCCATCGCTGCCAGGACTGTCACAAGTCATTTCCTTGGCTTAGTAGCCTTCTGGTGCATCAGAAAATCCATACACGTAAGCACCAGAGCCAAAGCTATCCTCACTCTTTCCCATTAGGTATTAGAATTAGAAGCAGAGGGCGGAGGGGACCAAAATTCTGGCCCAAAATGGCGGGCGGGTCGACTATGGTTGTTCCCCCAAACTATTCTCCCTATCAAGTTCCAATGTCTAGAGGTGCTGAGTGGGAGAGAAAGTCAGCCCAGCCACAGGTAGCCAAGATGTCCACCCAGGTGGATATACCAGGCCAGCAGCTGCAAGAGCAGTGGATGCCTCAAGAGGAGCCACCGCCTGTGCAGTGGCAGGTGGAAGGCGGGCAGTTGAAGCCTGTATCAATGCCTCAGCTACTTAGATCACCCCAACAGCAGCCCCAACAAAGGCCGTCAGGTAGCCCGTCTCAGCCAGCCCCACAGCAGAGGAGTCCCGGATGGGCGGTCACCACCTCGTCACAGCCTGGCCCAAGTTCAGCTCTTGAGCCTCGTCACCTACGAGATGGTGGAACCACAGAGTTTGGGACCAAACCCCTCACGGCAACTTTGCCAAAGTACCCCAACTTTTCAGACCTGAGTGAGGCGGAGCGTCAGAGACATCCCCAGGCCGTGGGTTGGGGTAGCACACCCACAGCTGTACAGTTAGCCCCCTCATCTCAGCATAGCTTTTCGGTCAACACCGGTTTACCGGAAGTCGCAGCACTTTGGAGTGTGAGGCCCTCTCCGGTTGTATCCACTTCTCAGAGCTCACCAAGAAAGCTTTGTGAGGAAGCTCAACAGTCAGGATGGCCGGGTGTCCTGGTGTCGCCACAAAATAGTGGGAGTGAGTTATGCATGCCTCCTATAAAAGCTGACACGAGAGTATGGAATCTTGGTGCCCCTCAGGCTTTGCCACAGACAGTTAAGCAGTCAGAGATTCCTTGGAATGTACTGGAGCGCCAGAGTCATTGGTCTTCAGGTTTAGCCACCTCAGCTCAAATGGGCCAAAACACAATTTTGTCAAATTCAACGCCATCATCTCCAGGGATGGGAAACATCTTGAATTCACTGGGAATTTCAAAGACTTTAAGCTCCCCTGAAAAGACAAGCACTAGTCAAGGGCTGCAGTCACAGCAAAAGCAACTTCCCTTCGGCTGGACCAATGTACCAACGTCCTCACACAAGGTTCCTCTCCCACTTCAGTATGACCTGCACCGTTTTCCGCACGGGGTAGGACCAGTATGGGGTTTCCAAAACACTCCAGTTGGCCCTCAGATCCTGCATGCAGGAACAGTCAAGCCAAGGGATGGACAGCAGCAGCCAATGATCACAGGCACAGGCATCATCATAAATCAGACCTCCCCTTTTCTGTCTCCTCCACTTGCTCGGTTTCCACCTTTCGCTTtacccacccctcacccccttcaCTCtgtagcagtcggttccctatcCAGACCTCCGCacccaaacattttttttacgcCACAGGCGATCATGAGTGAGAGACCGCATATTCCACAGGCACTGCAGCTACCTCAGCTAGCCCCACAGACAGAACCTCATAAAATTGGGGGTTGTGTGCCTTTTGCTCCAGACAGGCTTCTCCAATGCATGATCTGTGGCTATTCTCTTCCTCGGGAGCTCGATTTGCAAATGCACTACCTGCAGCATGCACAGGGAGAGATATGA